The proteins below are encoded in one region of Flavobacterium sp. IMCC34852:
- a CDS encoding DUF5686 and carboxypeptidase regulatory-like domain-containing protein: MLKKLLYAFTLLLTIVTNAQVKGKVTDEKGVPLPFVNIFEENTYNGTTTNEQGKFELNLKIPGNHTIIFQYLGYKTAKQVVTIDKTPVTIEVVLVEENIILNEVVINPKDNPANEIIRKAIQNKKENAAKTAKYKADFYSRGIFRIKDAPKTILGQKFDFFDEVLDSTRSGILYLSETVSRITFQKPDKMKEVIVASKVSGNDNGFSFNNAASVNFDFYENYLPFEINVVSPIADNAFNYYKYQFEGSFFTENRKQINKIKVIPRRNTEPVMEGYIYIVDDSYAVYAVDLSIKGNQMQTPALDQLTLKQSFSYNTNSKIWVKNTQTIDFVAGMLSIKLNGRFTYVYSNFEFEPEITKRTFTNQVLAFEENANKKEDAFWNTIRPVPLTEEETTDYLKKDVLQTKKKSQTYLDSIDNKRNKFRPMDILNGYSYRNSFKKWSIDYDGPLLSTSFNTVQGWRMNAGLSYTKRNEEKRTFTRIGSRFDYGFSEEKIRATVSFAHKFNNLNNSFLSINAGSSVSQFNSANPISNMVNTVSTLFFKNNFMKLYEKNFASVFFGREVVNGFYMNANVEYAERKPLYNTTDYTVIKNDDLYSSNNPLNALDESSAAITKHNLVKANVLMRFNFGQKYWSRPDGKFNIPNDDYPALSLGYEKGLAASDKNYEYDLIMGRVTYDVTLGNKGFMQMNFKAGKFFNADGISFVDYKHFNGNQTHIGQTDSYTNVFNLLPYYAASTNDSYFETHIEHNDKGYFMNKLPLLKHLQSQLVLGFHNLSVPDRKPYQEFSIGLDNLGFGKFKFLRVDYVRSYQNGFQGDGVIFGLKFLNVFE; this comes from the coding sequence ACCAATGAGCAAGGAAAATTTGAACTAAACCTCAAAATCCCGGGAAATCACACCATTATTTTTCAGTATTTAGGTTACAAAACCGCCAAACAAGTGGTTACGATAGATAAAACCCCTGTAACCATTGAGGTTGTTTTGGTGGAAGAAAACATCATCTTAAATGAAGTAGTCATCAATCCTAAAGACAATCCGGCCAACGAGATTATCCGCAAAGCCATTCAAAACAAAAAAGAAAACGCTGCCAAAACCGCCAAATACAAAGCCGATTTTTATTCGAGAGGTATCTTCAGAATTAAAGATGCTCCGAAAACTATCTTGGGACAAAAGTTTGATTTCTTTGATGAAGTTTTAGATTCTACCCGAAGTGGTATTCTGTATTTGTCTGAAACCGTTTCGAGGATTACCTTCCAAAAACCGGATAAAATGAAAGAGGTTATTGTGGCTTCCAAAGTGAGCGGCAATGACAACGGATTTAGTTTTAACAATGCGGCTTCGGTGAATTTTGATTTTTATGAAAATTATTTGCCTTTCGAAATCAATGTGGTTTCGCCTATTGCCGACAATGCATTCAATTATTACAAATACCAATTTGAAGGTTCTTTTTTTACAGAAAACCGCAAACAAATCAATAAAATCAAAGTCATTCCGCGTCGCAATACCGAACCGGTTATGGAAGGCTACATTTATATTGTTGACGATTCCTATGCCGTTTATGCCGTGGATTTATCCATCAAAGGAAACCAAATGCAAACGCCGGCTTTAGACCAATTAACTTTAAAACAAAGTTTCAGCTACAATACCAACAGTAAAATTTGGGTCAAAAATACCCAGACCATCGACTTTGTCGCAGGCATGCTCAGCATCAAACTCAACGGAAGGTTTACCTATGTATATTCGAATTTTGAATTTGAACCCGAAATTACCAAACGCACCTTCACCAATCAGGTGTTGGCTTTTGAAGAAAATGCCAATAAAAAAGAGGATGCGTTTTGGAATACCATTCGTCCGGTGCCACTGACCGAAGAAGAAACCACCGATTATTTGAAAAAAGACGTTTTGCAAACCAAAAAGAAATCGCAAACCTATTTGGATTCCATTGACAACAAGCGAAACAAATTTCGCCCAATGGATATTTTAAACGGTTACAGCTATCGCAATTCGTTTAAGAAATGGTCTATTGATTATGACGGACCGTTACTGTCGACTTCTTTTAATACGGTACAAGGTTGGCGAATGAATGCCGGATTATCGTATACCAAACGCAACGAAGAAAAAAGAACTTTCACCCGAATCGGCTCCCGATTTGACTATGGTTTTTCGGAAGAAAAAATCAGAGCAACGGTTAGTTTTGCCCATAAATTCAACAACCTCAACAATAGTTTCTTGTCCATTAACGCCGGAAGTTCGGTAAGCCAATTCAACAGTGCTAATCCAATTTCCAATATGGTCAATACGGTGAGTACTTTGTTTTTCAAGAACAATTTCATGAAGTTGTATGAGAAGAATTTTGCCTCCGTTTTTTTTGGCAGAGAAGTCGTAAATGGTTTTTACATGAATGCCAACGTAGAATATGCCGAAAGAAAACCGCTTTACAACACTACTGATTACACGGTCATCAAAAACGACGATTTATATTCTTCTAACAATCCGCTGAATGCTTTGGATGAAAGTTCGGCAGCCATCACAAAACACAATTTGGTTAAGGCCAATGTATTGATGCGTTTTAACTTCGGTCAAAAATATTGGTCAAGACCCGATGGAAAATTCAATATACCGAATGATGATTATCCGGCGCTTTCGTTGGGTTACGAAAAAGGATTAGCGGCTTCCGATAAAAATTATGAATACGATTTGATTATGGGAAGAGTGACTTATGATGTTACTTTGGGCAACAAAGGTTTTATGCAAATGAATTTCAAAGCCGGTAAATTCTTTAATGCCGACGGTATTTCGTTTGTGGATTATAAACATTTTAACGGAAACCAAACACATATAGGACAAACCGACAGTTATACTAATGTCTTTAACTTATTGCCGTACTATGCTGCCAGTACCAATGACAGCTATTTTGAAACCCATATCGAACACAATGACAAAGGGTATTTTATGAATAAATTGCCGTTGTTAAAACATTTACAATCGCAATTGGTTTTAGGCTTCCACAACTTGTCTGTTCCCGACAGAAAACCTTACCAAGAGTTTTCGATTGGATTGGATAATTTAGGCTTTGGAAAATTTAAGTTCTTGAGAGTTGATTACGTTCGTTCATACCAAAACGGTTTTCAAGGCGATGGTGTAATTTTCGGACTTAAATTTTTGAATGTATTCGAATAA
- a CDS encoding sulfite exporter TauE/SafE family protein has protein sequence METYIIVLLCIASFFAGFVDAIVGGGGLIQTPVAMILMPNLSVASIIGSLKIPAFSGTSFAAFQYLKKVQLNWKLLSLMAILAFGSAFCGSALLNVVSNDFMKPLLFFILIGLAVYTFKKKNFGQHQDKSHSNRQQILYAVIISVLVGFYDGFIGPGTGSFLVLGFVSVLGFDFLHASANAKMVNLATNFGSICLFVMKGKIIWAFAIPMAFCNALGGWIGAKLAIKKGNAFIRKFFLFVVILTLLRFGYDVFLK, from the coding sequence ATGGAAACCTACATCATTGTTTTACTTTGTATCGCTTCTTTCTTCGCCGGATTCGTTGACGCTATTGTAGGCGGCGGCGGTTTGATTCAAACTCCGGTGGCCATGATTTTGATGCCCAATTTGTCGGTGGCCAGTATTATTGGCTCACTTAAAATTCCGGCTTTCAGCGGTACCAGTTTTGCGGCTTTTCAGTATTTGAAAAAGGTTCAGCTCAATTGGAAGTTACTTTCCCTAATGGCGATTTTGGCTTTTGGTTCGGCTTTTTGCGGTTCGGCTTTGCTGAACGTGGTGAGCAATGATTTTATGAAACCGCTGTTGTTTTTCATACTGATTGGTTTGGCGGTTTATACTTTTAAAAAGAAAAACTTTGGGCAACACCAAGACAAAAGTCATTCGAACCGACAACAAATACTTTATGCAGTTATCATCAGCGTATTGGTTGGTTTTTACGATGGATTTATCGGTCCGGGAACGGGTAGTTTTTTGGTCTTAGGGTTTGTTTCGGTTTTAGGGTTTGATTTTCTTCATGCTTCTGCGAATGCTAAAATGGTAAATCTGGCCACCAACTTCGGTTCGATTTGCTTGTTTGTGATGAAAGGTAAAATCATTTGGGCTTTTGCGATTCCGATGGCTTTTTGCAATGCACTTGGCGGTTGGATTGGCGCCAAATTGGCCATAAAAAAAGGAAATGCCTTCATTAGAAAGTTTTTCCTTTTTGTAGTAATCCTAACGCTGTTGCGTTTTGGGTATGATGTTTTTTTGAAATAG
- the murA gene encoding UDP-N-acetylglucosamine 1-carboxyvinyltransferase produces MGTFKIEGGIQLKGEVQPQGAKNEALQVLCPALLTSEKVRVTNIPDIIDVNKLIVLLGNLGVKIQKNGPGDYTFQADEVNVDYLKTEAFKKEGGSLRGSIMIVGPLLARFGCGYIPKPGGDKIGRRRLDTHFEGFINLGAKFRYEREDHFYGVETKTRLKGTYMLLDEASVTGTANIVMAAVLAEGTTTIYNAACEPYLQQLCKMLNSMGAKITGVGSNLLTIEGVEKLGGCEHRILPDMIEIGSWIGLAAMTRSEITIKNVSWENLGVIPSVFRKLGITLERKGDDIYIPAHTKGYTVKTDIDGSILTIADAPWPGFTPDLLSIVLVVATQANGDVLIHQKMFESRLFFVDKLIDMGAKIMLCDPHRAVVMGHNFQSQLKATVMSSPDIRAGISLLIAALSAKGTSTIQNIEQIDRGYERIDERLRALGANIVRV; encoded by the coding sequence ATGGGAACTTTTAAAATAGAAGGCGGCATCCAATTAAAAGGAGAAGTACAACCACAAGGAGCCAAGAATGAAGCGTTACAAGTTTTATGTCCGGCATTATTAACCTCGGAAAAGGTAAGAGTTACCAACATTCCCGACATTATCGACGTAAACAAACTGATTGTTTTGTTGGGGAATTTGGGGGTCAAAATCCAAAAAAACGGTCCGGGTGATTACACTTTCCAAGCCGATGAAGTTAATGTAGATTATTTAAAAACCGAAGCCTTTAAAAAAGAAGGCGGTAGTTTAAGAGGTTCGATCATGATAGTCGGGCCACTTTTAGCCCGTTTTGGTTGCGGATACATACCGAAACCGGGTGGTGATAAAATAGGCAGAAGAAGATTGGATACCCACTTTGAAGGGTTTATTAATTTGGGAGCTAAATTCCGTTACGAAAGAGAAGATCACTTTTACGGCGTAGAAACCAAAACCCGTTTAAAAGGCACTTATATGTTGCTTGATGAAGCTTCGGTTACCGGAACGGCCAATATCGTAATGGCTGCTGTTTTAGCCGAAGGAACCACCACAATATACAACGCGGCTTGCGAACCTTACTTGCAACAATTGTGTAAAATGTTAAATTCCATGGGTGCCAAAATCACCGGAGTGGGTTCAAACTTATTGACCATTGAAGGCGTTGAAAAATTAGGCGGATGCGAACATCGAATCTTACCGGATATGATTGAAATCGGTTCTTGGATTGGATTGGCAGCCATGACGCGCAGTGAGATTACTATTAAAAATGTGAGTTGGGAAAACTTAGGTGTAATTCCGAGTGTCTTCAGAAAATTGGGGATTACTTTAGAACGCAAAGGTGACGATATTTATATTCCGGCTCATACCAAAGGATATACGGTGAAAACCGATATCGACGGTTCGATTTTAACCATAGCCGATGCACCTTGGCCGGGCTTTACTCCGGATTTGTTGAGTATTGTTTTGGTGGTTGCCACACAAGCCAATGGCGATGTGTTGATTCACCAAAAAATGTTTGAAAGCCGTTTGTTCTTTGTCGATAAGTTAATCGATATGGGAGCCAAAATCATGTTGTGTGATCCGCACCGAGCGGTGGTAATGGGACATAATTTCCAATCGCAATTAAAAGCTACAGTAATGTCTTCGCCGGATATTCGTGCGGGAATTTCGTTGTTGATTGCAGCGCTTTCTGCTAAAGGAACGTCAACCATTCAAAACATCGAGCAAATCGACCGAGGTTACGAAAGAATAGATGAAAGACTTCGAGCTTTAGGCGCTAATATTGTTCGTGTCTAA
- a CDS encoding DUF4290 domain-containing protein: MAEKYIKENANDVVYHLEYNAERPHLIIPEYGRHLQKLIDQATLIADREERNKAAKYIIQVMGSLNPHLRDVPDFQHKLWDQIFIMSDFRLDVDSPYPIPTRDVINLKPERLPYPQKNPKYRFYGNNIKYMIDVANSWEEGEMKNALVKVIANHMKKSYLSWNKDTVTDTVIFEHLYELSEGRLNLLQSTEELLKTNDLMRTNKKMSNKNQPQQNNKIKSNKNGKKPFQKNNNNNQK; encoded by the coding sequence ATGGCCGAAAAATATATAAAAGAGAATGCTAATGATGTGGTCTACCATTTGGAATACAATGCCGAAAGACCGCATTTGATTATTCCGGAATACGGGCGTCATTTGCAGAAATTGATTGACCAAGCTACTTTAATCGCCGATAGAGAAGAGCGAAACAAAGCGGCCAAATACATCATTCAGGTGATGGGCAGTTTGAATCCGCATTTGCGTGATGTGCCCGATTTTCAGCACAAATTATGGGATCAGATTTTTATCATGTCCGATTTTAGATTGGATGTGGATTCGCCTTATCCCATTCCGACGCGCGATGTGATTAACCTGAAGCCGGAGCGTTTGCCTTACCCGCAAAAAAATCCGAAATACCGTTTTTACGGCAACAATATCAAATACATGATTGATGTAGCCAACAGTTGGGAAGAAGGCGAGATGAAGAATGCTTTGGTCAAAGTGATTGCCAATCACATGAAGAAATCCTATTTGAGTTGGAACAAAGACACGGTGACCGATACCGTAATTTTTGAGCATTTGTATGAGTTGTCAGAAGGAAGACTGAACTTGTTGCAAAGTACCGAAGAATTGTTGAAAACCAACGATTTGATGCGTACCAACAAAAAGATGTCCAACAAAAACCAACCGCAACAAAACAACAAAATCAAGAGCAACAAAAACGGGAAGAAACCTTTCCAGAAAAATAATAACAATAATCAGAAATAG
- a CDS encoding DUF493 family protein, translating to MDKKTQEFYTRLREELNNTSTWPTEYLYKFIVPTDPKKIEEVENAFDNLGAVIQTTQSKTGKYTSLSVNVMMESPESVVEKYIEVSNIEGIISL from the coding sequence ATGGACAAGAAAACCCAAGAATTTTATACCCGATTACGCGAAGAGCTGAACAATACTTCAACCTGGCCTACAGAATATTTGTATAAATTTATCGTGCCCACTGACCCCAAGAAGATTGAAGAAGTAGAGAATGCTTTTGACAATTTGGGTGCCGTGATACAAACCACCCAATCCAAAACCGGGAAATACACGAGTCTTTCGGTAAATGTGATGATGGAAAGCCCGGAAAGTGTAGTGGAGAAATACATCGAAGTTTCAAATATAGAAGGAATAATTTCATTATAA
- a CDS encoding AAA family ATPase: MKKELIVITGGPGTGKTTIIDSLIEQGYACFPEISRQVTLEAKKQGIEQLFLEKPLLFSELLLEGRRKQHQQAIEDVAELVFLDRGIPDILAYMHYIGDSYPAFFDHACREHQYSKIFVLPPWEEIYESDEARYENFEQAKLIFDHLLETYQKYGYELIEVPRGTVEERIQFILSQLA, encoded by the coding sequence TTGAAAAAGGAACTCATTGTCATAACCGGCGGTCCCGGCACCGGAAAAACCACCATTATCGATTCTTTAATCGAACAAGGTTATGCGTGTTTTCCCGAAATTTCAAGACAAGTAACCCTGGAAGCCAAAAAACAAGGCATCGAACAATTGTTTCTCGAAAAACCTTTGCTCTTTAGCGAATTATTACTCGAAGGGAGAAGAAAACAACACCAACAAGCTATTGAAGATGTAGCCGAATTGGTTTTCCTCGACCGCGGTATTCCCGATATTTTAGCCTATATGCATTACATCGGCGACAGTTATCCGGCGTTTTTTGATCATGCTTGCAGAGAGCATCAATATTCCAAAATTTTTGTTCTTCCGCCATGGGAAGAAATTTACGAAAGTGACGAAGCCCGTTACGAAAACTTTGAACAAGCCAAACTCATCTTTGACCATCTTTTAGAAACCTACCAAAAATACGGTTACGAACTCATTGAAGTGCCGCGCGGTACAGTGGAAGAGCGTATTCAGTTTATCTTGAGTCAGCTTGCTTAA